In a single window of the Mauremys reevesii isolate NIE-2019 linkage group 3, ASM1616193v1, whole genome shotgun sequence genome:
- the SDE2 gene encoding replication stress response regulator SDE2, translating to MVLLVREPDASRAQLVPLTPGGGSVRDWLRIRCRAQGIPEDSFYVKCNGRLVDTEDLLQDGVVYSLEPRLCGGKGGFGSMLRALGAQIEKTTNREACRDLSGRRLRDVNHEKAMAEWVKQQAEREAEKEQRRLERLQRKLAEPKHFFTNPDYQQQCHEMAERLEDSVLKGMQASSSKMVSPETSDCRKRPIESEKSEGKFRKRQCFWMGVEGLSDPESSGDGDSEDDSPSMAEGSWQSTGSHVEKTELTSEWPSSSEDSIGCSSTSNATEKSQEQLEDLGKDLPEKVPAGGQTETPAADEKNEAAKTLKDGEQETVSATQQETSQLQSTEPTRIDLLAFNSAAEMEELGLETLKFELMALGLKCGGTLQERAARLFSVRGLSKDQIDPALFAKPSKGKKK from the exons ATGGTGCTGCTGGTGCGGGAGCCGGACGCTTCTCGAGCGCAGCTAGTGCCGCTGACCCCCGGGGGCGGATCGGTGCGGGACTGGCTCCGCATTCGCTGTCGGGCACAG GGCATTCCTGAGGACAGTTTCTATGTGAAATGTAATGGACGACTGGTTGATACTGAAGACTTACTACAGGATGGAGTTGTTTATAGTCTGGAGCCAAGACTTTGTGGTGGAAAAGGAG GTTTTGGATCTATGCTCCGAGCACTTGGTGCTCAAATTGAAAAGACGACGAATCGAGAGGCTTGCCGAGATCTTAGTGGAAGGAGACTACGAGACGTTAACCACGAAAAAGC aATGGCTGAGTGGGTGAAGCAGCAAGCAGAGCGAGAAGCAGAAAAAGAACAGAGACGCCTGGAAAGGCTGCAGCGTAAACTTGCAGAACCAAAGCACTTTTTCACTAATCCAGACTACCAGCAACAGTGTCACGAGATGGCTGAGCGCCTAGAGGATTCAGTCCTTAAAG GAATGCAGGCCTCTTCCAGTAAGATGGTATCTCCAGAAACCAGTGATTGTCGGAAGCGCCCAATTGAGTCTGAAAAGAGTGAAGGAAAATTTAGGAAAAGACAGTGTTTTTG GATGGGTGTGGAGGGACTGTCAGATCCCGAGAGCTCTGGTGATGGTGATAGTGAAGATGATTCTCCTAGCATGGCAGAAGGTAGTTGGCAATCAACTGGCAGCCATGTTGAAAAGACTGAACTCACGAGTGAGTGGCCCAGTAGCTCAGAGGATTCCATCGGATGCAGTTCAACCTCCAATGCTACTGAGAAATCGCAGGAACAACTAGAAGATCTTGGAAAAGATCTACCAGAGAAGGTGCCTGCAGGTGGTCAGACTGAAACTCCAGCAGCTGATGAAaaaaatgaagcagcaaagaCCCTGAAGGATGGGGAGCAAGAGACTGTTTCAGCTACTCAGCAGGAAACAAGCCAGTTGCAGAGCACA GAGCCTACACGAATAGATTTGCTGGCATTCAACTCCGCTGCTGAGATGGAAGAGCTAGGATTAGAGACACTGAAGTTCGAACTGATGGCTCTGGGTCTGAAATGTGGAGGCACTTTACAGGAAAGAGCTGCGAGGCTTTTCTCAGTGAGAGGTCTCTCTAAAGACCAGATAGATCCGGCCTTGTTTGCAAAGCCctctaaagggaaaaaaaaataa